From a region of the Triticum aestivum cultivar Chinese Spring chromosome 7D, IWGSC CS RefSeq v2.1, whole genome shotgun sequence genome:
- the LOC123168702 gene encoding pentatricopeptide repeat-containing protein OGR1, mitochondrial-like, protein MPPAPATATAAAAAQHLESVLPCLTTLSHYKQFHAQLITSARLYFEPSLRARFLDRLALSAHAAALPHALLLLRSLPSPATNDLNAALRGLAASPHPARSLLLLAGRLLPSPSPPRPRLDALSLSFALKASARCSDGPATLQLHALVLRLGCTADVRLITTLVDSYAKCDDLASARKVFDEMTVRDVASWNALLAGLAQGTEPTLALKLFHRLVGSFRELPPREAPNEVTMVAALSACAQIGSLRDGLYVHEFVRKMGVSGNVRVCNALIDMYSKCGSLARALEVFHSIKREDRTLVSYNTAIQAISMHGHGGDALKLFDEMPTCIEPDEVTYIAVLCGCNHAGLVDDGLRVFHGMRVPPNVKHYGTVVDLLGRAGRLAEAYDTIKSMPFPADIVLWQTLLGASKTHGDVELAELAATKLAKLGSNVDGDYVLLSNVYASKARWADVGRVRDTMRSNDVRKVPGFSYTEISGVMHKFINGDKEHPRLQEIYRALEEIMSRIGELGYEPETSNVLHDIGEEEKQYALSYHSEKLAIAFGLIATPPGETLRVIKNLRICGDCHVVAKLISKAYGRVIIIRDRARFHRFEDGQCSCSDYWADGVDNEPLTSQINRLQVCREFIQTQLASVASYDSTFI, encoded by the exons CCCTCCGAGCCCGCTTCCTCGACCGCCTCGCGCTCTCCGCGCACGCCGCGGCGCTGCcgcacgccctcctcctcctccgctccctcccgTCCCCCGCCACTAacgacctcaacgccgccctccggggcctcgccgcctccccgcaccccgcgcgctcgctgctcctcctcgccggccgcctcctcccctcgccgtccccgccgcggCCCCGCCTCGACGCGCTCTCCCTCTCCTTCGCGCTGAAGGCCTCCGCCCGGTGCTCGGACGGCCCCGCCACCCTCCAGCTCCACGCGCTCGTCCTCCGCCTCGGCTGCACGGCTGACGTGCGGCTGATCACCACGCTGGTCGACTCGTATGCGAAATGCGACGACCTCGCGTCCGCAcggaaggtgttcgatgaaatgaccgTGCGCGACGTGGCCTCGTGGAATGCGCTGCTTGCTGGGCTGGCTCAGGGGACTGAGCCTACCCTGGCCCTGAAGCTGTTCCACAGACTGGTAGGGAGCTTCCGGGAGTTGCCACCAAGGGAGGCACCCAATGAGGTGACCATGGTTGCCGCGCTTTCTGCGTGTGCACAGATTGGCTCGTTACGGGACGGATTGTATGTGCATGAGTTTGTTCGCAAAATGGGCGTCAGTGGCAATGTTCGTGTTTGCAATGCACTTATTGACATGTACTCCAAGTGCGGTTCATTGGCCCGGGCGCTGGAAGTGTTCCACTCCATCAAACGAGAAGACCGGACACTTGTGTCATACAATACTGCGATACAAGCAATTTCCATGCATGGGCATGGGGGTGATGCACTCAAGTTGTTTGATGAAATGCCGACATGTATTGAGCCGGACGAAGTGACCTACATCGCTGTGTTGTGCGGATGCAACCATGCTGGGCTCGTGGATGACGGCCTCAGGGTTTTTCATGGCATGAGGGTTCCTCCTAATGTAAAGCACTATGGCACTGTTGTGGACCTTCTTGGCCGTGCAGGCCGCCTTGCCGAGGCATATGATACTATTAAGTCCATGCCGTTTCCTGCAGATATTGTCCTCTGGCAGACATTACTGGGTGCGTCCAAGACGCATGGTGATGTTGAGCTCGCGGAGTTAGCTGCTACAAAGCTTGCCAAGCTTGGTTCAAATGTTGATGGTGACTATGTGCTCCTCTCCAATGTATATGCGTCCAAGGCACGGTGGGCAGATGTTGGTCGAGTCCGTGATACCATGCGAAGCAATGATGTGCGGAAAGTACCTGGCTTCAGCTACACAGAGATAAGTGGTGTAATGCATAAGTTCATTAATGGTGATAAAGAGCACCCAAGGTTGCAGGAGATTTACAGAGCGCTAGAGGAAATTATGTCAAGAATAGGAGAGCTGGGATATGAGCCGGAAACAAGCAATGTGCTTCATGACATCGGGGAGGAGGAGAAGCAGTATGCATTGTCCTATCATAGCGAAAAATTGGCCATTGCATTTGGGTTGATTGCCACGCCACCTGGGGAGACCCTGCGGGTGATAAAAAATCTCCGAATCTGTGGGGACTGTCATGTAGTGGCAAAGCTCATATCTAAAGCCTATGGCCGAGTGATTATCATCCGGGATAGAGCAAGATTCCATCGGTTTGAAGATGGGCAGTGCTCTTGCAGCGATTACTG GGCTGATGGAGTTGATAATGAGCCACTAACTTCACAGATCAACAGACTACAGGTTTGTCGGGAGTTCATACAAACCCAGCTTGCAAGTGTCGCTTCGTATGATTCAACTTTCATTTGA